A part of Marinicella rhabdoformis genomic DNA contains:
- a CDS encoding energy transducer TonB — protein sequence MQNIIKYSCLGVSAAYITAVLFLGMLNLLKEQHARFNNETLDFTISYFKTEDDLALKKRNHKKPKKKPKSSKPPALPRMYMMTNQVKLNTSPEKFNYGYNLKAFEYNPLSGPGIDLGKLNTDEMGGVKSALPPIYPPAALFRDKEGWVEVLISINQVGLVDDIKVLKSEPSDIFNEAAINAVKKWAFYPKTKNGIPLPYQITQTIAFNIDRPEE from the coding sequence ATGCAAAATATCATCAAATACAGCTGTTTAGGAGTCAGTGCCGCTTATATAACAGCGGTACTGTTTCTTGGTATGTTGAACTTACTTAAGGAACAGCACGCCAGATTTAACAATGAAACACTTGATTTCACAATTTCATATTTTAAAACGGAAGATGATTTGGCGTTAAAAAAACGCAATCACAAAAAACCAAAGAAAAAACCAAAATCATCCAAACCTCCAGCCTTACCTCGCATGTATATGATGACCAACCAAGTCAAGTTAAACACTTCTCCTGAAAAATTCAATTATGGGTATAACTTAAAAGCTTTTGAGTACAACCCCTTGTCTGGCCCAGGAATTGACCTCGGCAAACTGAACACTGATGAAATGGGCGGGGTCAAGTCAGCATTACCTCCAATATACCCACCTGCCGCTTTATTCAGAGACAAGGAAGGTTGGGTTGAAGTGTTAATTTCTATTAATCAGGTGGGCCTGGTTGATGACATCAAAGTTTTAAAATCTGAGCCTTCAGACATATTTAATGAAGCAGCCATCAATGCCGTCAAAAAATGGGCATTTTACCCTAAGACAAAAAAC